The Deinococcus carri genome segment CTGAGCGGCGACACCCTGACCTTCGGCCCGCTCGCCACGACGCGGATGCTCTGTGCGCCTGACATGAACGTGCAGGAACAGGCCTTCCTGGCCTTCCTGAGAACGCCCCTGAGGGTGCGCGTGCAGGGCCAGACCCTCACCCTGACGAATGCGGCGGGCCGAACGCTGGCGTTCACCCGGACGGGGACGGCCTCGGGGACGCCGCAGACGGGCGGACAGACCCAGGCGAACACCGCGGCTCTGGAGGGCAGGTACACACTCGCCACCGTGAACGGTGAAGCGGCCCCGCGCACCGCCCAGCCCATCACCCTGTTCTTTCAGGGGGGGCGCATCGGCGGGAGCGACGGCTGTAACGGCTTCGGCGGAGGCTATACGCTGGACGGCTCCCGCCTGCTGCTGGTCGGCCCCCTGGCCAGCACGCTGCGCGCCTGCCTCGACCCCGCGGAGACGGTGAACCTCCCGGCCCTCCTGAACGCCCGCCCCACCCTGAGCGTGTCCCCCGGCGGCCTGACCGTTGTGGCGAACGGCACCACCCTGGTCTTCACCCGTGATGCGGCGGCGCAGGGCCGGGTGCAGATGTGGACGGTGGCTCCCCAGCGGGTGCCCTGCACCGGGGTCGCGCCCATGTCCTGCCTGCGGGTGCAGCGTGACGGCGGCCCCTGGGAACTCTTTTACGGCGAGATCGAGGGCTTCACCTTCCAGCCCGGCGTGACCCAGGTTATCCGCGTGCGCGAGGAGGACCGTTCCGGCCCCGTGCCCGCCGACATCAGCAGCAAGCGGTACGTGCTGGTCGAGGTGGTGGAGAGGCGCTGAGGAGGCGGCCAGCGACCAGCTTCCAGCCCCCAGCAAGAGAGGGAAGGAGGAAGGACGGGGAGTTCACTCTTCCAGGCAGGTCCCTGGCGGCGGCTGGGGCATTACCCCCGCTGGGGGCTGGAAGCTGGCCGCTGGTCGCTCCCCTACGGTTCCCTCCCGGCCGTCAGCCACGCGGCCTCGAATTCCCCCTGGCTACCGGGCGCGTGTGCCCTGGCCCAGGCGGCAGCGGCTGCCACGTCATAGGGCGTGCGGCGGAAC includes the following:
- a CDS encoding META and DUF4377 domain-containing protein, coding for MQLRSLSPLLLLSALALAGNAGAQTPALTGTAWTLTGLTEDGRTLTPGRSVPRPTLRLDERMVSGSTGCNVYRGAYATRGDLLRFGPLATTRRACPDRVDGLEARFLNLLRQVGHYRLSGGTLTLFSGSQDRLVFTASSAAAGTPNPGSPTRPEAPMNALNLDGTWTLTGGTALRPASGNGGLPALTFAGGRVSGTTGCNRLTGDTRLSGDTLTFGPLATTRMLCAPDMNVQEQAFLAFLRTPLRVRVQGQTLTLTNAAGRTLAFTRTGTASGTPQTGGQTQANTAALEGRYTLATVNGEAAPRTAQPITLFFQGGRIGGSDGCNGFGGGYTLDGSRLLLVGPLASTLRACLDPAETVNLPALLNARPTLSVSPGGLTVVANGTTLVFTRDAAAQGRVQMWTVAPQRVPCTGVAPMSCLRVQRDGGPWELFYGEIEGFTFQPGVTQVIRVREEDRSGPVPADISSKRYVLVEVVERR